One Sphaerisporangium krabiense DNA segment encodes these proteins:
- a CDS encoding quinone-dependent dihydroorotate dehydrogenase, with amino-acid sequence MYRLLFAQVLRRFDAETMHHMTIRALRLLSVAPVAKRRLYRRFAPRDEALRVQAFGVHFPSPFGLAAGFDKDAGCVEALAAFGFGHVEVGTITAHAQPGNPRPRLFRLVSDHAIVNRMGFNNAGADAAARRLRRPRGVPAVVGVNIGKTKVIPEELAVRDYVAAARRLAPLADYLVVNVSSPNTPGLRDFQAVELLRPLLREVGRAAGRTPLLVKIAPDLADEDVDAVADLAVEIGLAGVIATNTTIGRQGLSKADAGVAAETGGLSGRPLKARSLEVLRRLRARVGDRVTLVSVGGVENVDDVWERLLAGATLVQGYTGFVYEGPLWAWRINRALSRRLRRHGYTSIREVIGRVTT; translated from the coding sequence ATGTATCGACTGCTCTTCGCGCAGGTGCTGCGGCGCTTCGACGCCGAGACCATGCACCACATGACCATCCGGGCGCTCCGGCTCCTGTCCGTCGCCCCGGTGGCCAAGCGGCGCCTGTACCGCCGGTTCGCGCCGCGGGACGAGGCGCTGCGGGTGCAGGCGTTCGGCGTCCACTTCCCGAGCCCCTTCGGGCTCGCGGCCGGCTTCGACAAGGACGCGGGCTGTGTGGAGGCCCTGGCCGCCTTCGGCTTCGGCCACGTGGAGGTCGGCACCATCACCGCCCACGCTCAGCCGGGCAACCCCCGCCCCCGGCTGTTCCGGCTGGTCTCCGACCACGCCATCGTCAACCGCATGGGGTTCAACAACGCGGGCGCCGACGCGGCCGCGCGACGGCTGCGCCGCCCCCGCGGCGTCCCCGCGGTCGTCGGCGTGAACATCGGCAAGACCAAGGTCATCCCGGAGGAGCTGGCCGTGCGCGACTACGTCGCGGCCGCCCGCAGGCTCGCGCCGCTGGCCGACTACCTCGTCGTCAACGTCAGCTCACCCAACACCCCGGGCCTGCGCGACTTCCAGGCCGTCGAGCTGCTCCGGCCGCTGCTGAGGGAAGTAGGGCGGGCGGCCGGGCGCACCCCGCTGCTCGTCAAGATCGCACCTGACCTGGCGGACGAGGACGTCGACGCCGTCGCGGACCTCGCCGTCGAGATCGGCCTGGCCGGCGTCATCGCCACCAACACCACCATCGGCAGGCAGGGCCTCTCCAAGGCCGACGCCGGCGTGGCCGCCGAGACCGGCGGCCTGTCCGGCCGTCCGCTCAAGGCCCGCTCGCTGGAGGTCCTGCGCCGGCTCCGCGCCCGCGTGGGCGACCGGGTCACGCTCGTCTCGGTCGGAGGCGTCGAGAACGTGGACGACGTCTGGGAGCGCCTCCTCGCCGGCGCGACCCTCGTCCAGGGCTACACCGGCTTCGTCTACGAGGGCCCCCTGTGGGCCTGGCGCATCAACCGCGCCCTCTCCCGCCGCCTGCGCCGCCACGGCTACACCTCGATCCGCGAAGTGATCGGCCGCGTCACCACCTGA
- a CDS encoding glutathione S-transferase family protein: protein MTHAATVASPVDFEVHGDYGIKASTGAGGAFSRPAYAFRGRITADGSSGHPAEPGRYHLYVSLACPWAHRSVIVRALKGLEDVVSLSVLDPVRDGRGWAFREGPGHTPDPVNGFTLLREAYEASEPGYDGHVSVPVLWDRETGRIVSNNFPDITIDLGTQFERWADTGVDLYPVDLRPEIDALNDLVYTTVNNGVYRCGFAKSQEAYDEAVVALFATLDDLEARLGTGRYLFGDRLTEADVRLWVTLVRFDTVYATHFKANVRRVADYPNLWAYTRDLFQRPAFGGTTNFDHIKRHYYTTHPQINPTRIVPAGPVLDWDAPHGREVRENPSS from the coding sequence GTGACGCACGCAGCGACCGTCGCGAGCCCGGTGGACTTCGAGGTCCACGGCGACTACGGGATCAAGGCGTCGACCGGCGCCGGAGGCGCGTTCAGCCGGCCCGCGTACGCCTTCCGGGGCCGGATCACGGCCGACGGCTCCAGCGGCCACCCGGCCGAGCCCGGGCGCTACCACCTGTACGTGTCGCTGGCCTGCCCGTGGGCGCACCGCTCGGTGATCGTGCGGGCCCTGAAGGGCCTGGAGGACGTGGTCTCCCTGTCGGTGCTCGACCCGGTGCGCGACGGCCGGGGGTGGGCGTTCCGCGAGGGGCCCGGGCACACCCCCGACCCGGTGAACGGGTTCACGCTGCTGCGCGAGGCGTACGAGGCGAGTGAGCCCGGCTACGACGGTCACGTGTCGGTGCCGGTGCTCTGGGACCGCGAGACGGGCCGCATCGTCAGCAACAACTTCCCCGACATCACCATCGACCTCGGCACCCAGTTCGAGCGATGGGCGGACACCGGCGTGGATCTCTACCCGGTGGACCTGCGGCCCGAGATCGACGCGCTGAACGACCTCGTCTACACGACCGTCAACAACGGCGTCTACCGGTGCGGGTTCGCCAAGAGCCAGGAGGCCTACGACGAGGCCGTCGTTGCGCTGTTCGCCACGCTGGACGACCTGGAGGCGCGCCTGGGCACCGGCCGGTACCTGTTCGGCGACCGGCTCACCGAGGCGGACGTGCGCCTGTGGGTGACGCTGGTGCGGTTCGACACGGTGTACGCCACCCACTTCAAGGCGAACGTGCGCCGCGTCGCGGACTACCCCAACCTCTGGGCGTACACCAGAGACCTGTTCCAGCGCCCGGCGTTCGGGGGCACCACGAACTTCGACCACATCAAGCGCCACTATTACACGACGCACCCGCAGATCAACCCGACGCGCATCGTCCCGGCCGGGCCCGTGCTCGACTGGGACGCCCCGCACGGCCGGGAGGTCCGGGAGAATCCGTCGTCCTGA
- a CDS encoding N-acetylmuramoyl-L-alanine amidase: MTSRALAAGLLALCGLGATACGAVSASGAQGAASPRAADAKSGVPERAPSTEVRAAAAASPTPAEPLAGKVIVIDPGHNGGNYRHPEVVNKKVNVLTEWKPCDTTGTATNDGYSEAAFTWDVANRMVKLLKAKGATVKLTRADNSGVGPCITQRAAIGNKAHANAAISVHADGAPASARGFHVIMPKKIGGPVDPVVGKSAKLGLALRDAYKSGTGIPYSTYIGKDALDYRSDLGGLNLSTVPKVFIETGNMRNPRDAAKLKDPSFRQRIAASLVEGLENYLT, encoded by the coding sequence GTGACCAGTCGAGCACTGGCCGCCGGGCTCCTGGCCTTGTGCGGGCTGGGCGCCACGGCCTGCGGGGCCGTCTCCGCCTCCGGGGCCCAAGGCGCCGCCTCCCCGCGTGCCGCCGACGCCAAGAGCGGCGTGCCCGAGCGCGCCCCCTCGACCGAGGTCCGCGCGGCCGCCGCCGCCAGTCCCACCCCGGCCGAGCCGCTCGCCGGCAAGGTCATCGTGATCGACCCCGGCCACAACGGCGGCAACTACCGCCACCCCGAGGTCGTCAACAAGAAGGTGAACGTCCTCACCGAGTGGAAGCCCTGCGACACCACGGGCACCGCGACCAACGACGGCTACTCCGAGGCCGCGTTCACCTGGGACGTCGCCAACCGCATGGTCAAGCTGCTGAAGGCCAAGGGCGCGACGGTCAAGCTGACCCGCGCCGACAACTCCGGCGTCGGCCCGTGCATCACCCAGCGCGCCGCCATCGGCAACAAGGCGCACGCCAACGCGGCGATCTCCGTCCACGCCGACGGCGCCCCGGCCTCGGCCAGGGGCTTTCACGTGATCATGCCGAAGAAGATCGGCGGCCCGGTCGACCCGGTGGTGGGCAAGTCCGCCAAGCTCGGGCTCGCGCTGCGGGACGCCTACAAGTCCGGCACCGGCATCCCGTACTCGACCTACATCGGGAAGGACGCGCTCGACTACCGCAGCGACCTCGGCGGCCTGAACCTGTCGACCGTGCCCAAGGTCTTCATCGAGACCGGGAACATGCGCAACCCGCGCGACGCCGCCAAGCTGAAGGACCCGTCCTTCCGCCAGCGCATCGCCGCCTCCCTGGTCGAGGGGCTGGAGAACTACCTGACCTGA
- a CDS encoding GAF and ANTAR domain-containing protein, whose protein sequence is MTRIDPEALIASLRGLQKASEATGVVHHLERIVRVVDRLFGYAGAGLMFADEGKTLRYLVTTDEAGRSLEHAQAALGRGPCVSAYFHNTAVTTRDVQRDQRWPELAPLLDSRVRAVAGVPVRLGDGPVGTLNVYQAEPHDWEESDTQALLAYAHVIEEVLAAAVKAEEKSALADQLQYALDYRIVIERAIGYLMGKHDLTAAQAFTGLRKRARDSRRRVADLAAEILGEQAPPA, encoded by the coding sequence ATGACACGTATTGATCCTGAGGCCCTGATAGCAAGCTTGAGGGGCCTGCAGAAGGCCTCGGAGGCCACCGGGGTGGTCCATCATTTGGAACGCATAGTGCGGGTGGTGGACCGCCTGTTCGGCTACGCCGGGGCGGGTCTCATGTTCGCCGACGAGGGGAAGACGCTGCGCTACCTCGTCACGACCGACGAGGCCGGCCGCAGTCTGGAGCACGCCCAGGCCGCTCTCGGACGCGGGCCTTGCGTGTCGGCGTATTTCCACAACACGGCGGTGACCACCCGGGACGTCCAGCGTGACCAGCGCTGGCCGGAACTGGCGCCGCTTCTTGACTCCCGGGTGCGCGCGGTGGCGGGCGTCCCCGTACGCCTGGGTGACGGGCCGGTGGGCACGCTGAACGTGTACCAGGCGGAACCGCACGATTGGGAGGAGTCCGACACACAGGCGCTGCTGGCCTACGCGCATGTCATCGAGGAGGTTCTGGCCGCGGCGGTGAAGGCCGAGGAGAAGAGCGCCCTCGCCGACCAGTTGCAGTACGCGCTGGACTATCGAATCGTGATCGAGCGGGCGATCGGCTACCTCATGGGCAAACACGACCTCACTGCCGCCCAGGCGTTCACGGGCCTGCGCAAACGCGCCCGCGACAGCCGGCGCCGCGTCGCCGACCTCGCCGCCGAGATCCTCGGCGAACAGGCGCCCCCCGCCTGA
- a CDS encoding MarR family winged helix-turn-helix transcriptional regulator — protein MSADRPGQGGAAAPDLLTLMRRLTVELDRFAERFASDHGLHRTDLNAVVVIMDAVRGGTPLTPGSLAGALNLSAPATTALLNRLERAGHVERRRSAADRRKVELTLRAQAVALAERFFAPLAGGLASVFDRFTDEERGVIRRFLDAGIGAAIAARDQPAVGRSHLRGGVAASGFKRPQAD, from the coding sequence GTGTCGGCGGACCGACCAGGACAAGGCGGAGCGGCGGCACCCGACCTGCTCACCCTGATGCGCCGTCTGACCGTGGAGCTCGACCGGTTCGCCGAGCGGTTCGCCTCCGACCACGGCCTGCACCGCACCGACCTCAACGCGGTCGTCGTGATCATGGACGCCGTCCGGGGAGGCACGCCGCTGACGCCCGGCAGCCTCGCGGGCGCGCTGAACCTGAGCGCCCCGGCCACCACCGCGCTGCTCAACCGCCTGGAGCGGGCCGGGCACGTCGAGCGGCGGCGCAGCGCCGCCGACCGCCGCAAGGTCGAGCTGACCCTGCGCGCGCAGGCCGTGGCGCTGGCCGAGCGGTTCTTCGCGCCGCTGGCCGGCGGCCTCGCCTCCGTCTTCGACAGGTTCACCGACGAGGAGCGCGGGGTGATCCGCAGGTTCCTCGACGCCGGCATCGGCGCGGCGATCGCGGCGCGCGACCAGCCGGCCGTGGGCCGGTCACACCTCCGCGGCGGGGTGGCGGCAAGCGGATTCAAACGCCCGCAAGCCGATTGA
- a CDS encoding FAD binding domain-containing protein — protein MPFVSNVERNWVVEPGGGESRLIWRQHLPAAFTNWGLLWQGVRAGVPDGVYRAGVTVTDVRAGDDGVEIAFADGPPERFDLVIGADGYQSRLRRLVHPRSRLSYAGYVLWRGTCEEHLLTDPVLRELTHRGAVTTCFDGGHAILYRIPAGHGGLGGDGGLLNWGVYGRPPEWFALRGEAWVPPGRVDGDLAGHLVRLVDERLSEGWRRLVRGTGAPRLAVQPIFDLTVPSYVSGRVLLMGDAGTVARPHTGAGAVKALRDAIALGRIAGEHDDWRRVFAVYDAERRAEGNATVDLGRRLGHAQVEQTPDWAGMTTAAFQEWVRDTVAGGSRYLYTELGDG, from the coding sequence GTGCCCTTCGTATCGAATGTCGAGCGCAATTGGGTGGTGGAGCCGGGCGGCGGCGAAAGCAGGCTGATCTGGCGGCAGCACCTGCCCGCGGCCTTCACGAACTGGGGACTGCTGTGGCAGGGCGTGCGCGCGGGAGTCCCCGACGGGGTCTACCGCGCGGGCGTCACGGTGACCGACGTGCGCGCCGGCGACGACGGCGTCGAGATCGCGTTCGCCGACGGCCCGCCCGAACGCTTCGACCTGGTCATCGGCGCGGACGGCTACCAGTCGCGGTTGCGGCGGCTCGTCCACCCGCGGTCCCGGCTGAGCTACGCCGGGTACGTCCTGTGGCGCGGCACGTGCGAGGAACACCTGCTCACCGACCCGGTGCTGCGGGAGCTGACCCACCGCGGCGCGGTGACCACGTGCTTCGACGGCGGGCACGCGATCCTGTACCGCATCCCCGCGGGGCACGGCGGCCTGGGCGGGGACGGCGGGCTGCTGAACTGGGGCGTCTACGGCCGGCCGCCGGAGTGGTTCGCGCTGCGCGGCGAGGCGTGGGTCCCCCCGGGGCGGGTGGACGGCGACCTCGCCGGGCACCTCGTCCGCCTGGTCGACGAGCGCCTCTCCGAGGGCTGGCGCCGGCTCGTCCGCGGGACCGGCGCCCCCCGGCTGGCCGTCCAGCCGATCTTCGACCTCACCGTGCCCAGCTACGTGTCCGGGCGCGTGCTGCTGATGGGGGACGCCGGCACCGTCGCGCGTCCCCACACCGGGGCGGGGGCGGTCAAGGCGCTGCGCGACGCCATCGCCCTGGGACGCATCGCGGGCGAGCACGACGACTGGCGGCGGGTGTTCGCCGTCTACGACGCCGAACGCCGCGCCGAGGGCAACGCCACCGTCGACCTCGGCCGCCGCCTCGGGCACGCCCAGGTCGAGCAGACCCCGGACTGGGCCGGGATGACCACGGCCGCGTTCCAGGAGTGGGTGCGCGACACGGTGGCCGGCGGCTCGCGCTACCTGTACACCGAACTGGGGGACGGCTGA
- a CDS encoding nucleotidyltransferase family protein, with product MSEIAAIALAGGRGVRARPLTLEGPGYLRSKATVPFIGRPLIEWQVASFSQQGVRNFYIAANGRENRYQVKDALGYGDALGVRIEYSRARADRFNTGSGQATLSVAEEWDLRGVAIVFPTDSLFEFDLAALVADHVRSGAVVTVATVHRTAREVAGTYGTMVADDAGRIREFVEKPPLQVVNDMVADPSRVPISTGLYVVDCARLRELAATPELGALARLRLDWGRDLLPWLVSHGHPVRLAPIAKVGDLGNPREYLITLVDALSGGYPSLRGTGTPTIHPSSLARRDEVSGMTLAAKLAAGLVRVGPNAWIGRDVEIGPGVVIRDSYVGDGVDLHAWCHLERVACLDGAIIGAGARLVDTHVGMMASVESSLESATVLDGFTALGHEATVQEGTRLTGVTVDPRLTVRSGDEVPAGARLTTVGDLVD from the coding sequence GTGTCTGAGATCGCCGCGATCGCCCTGGCGGGCGGCAGGGGCGTGCGCGCCCGCCCGCTGACACTCGAGGGCCCCGGATATCTGCGCAGCAAAGCCACCGTCCCTTTCATCGGCCGCCCGCTCATCGAATGGCAGGTCGCCTCTTTCAGTCAGCAGGGCGTGCGGAATTTCTATATCGCGGCCAACGGCCGCGAGAATCGTTATCAGGTCAAGGACGCGCTCGGTTACGGCGACGCGCTCGGCGTCCGCATCGAGTATTCGAGGGCGCGCGCGGACCGGTTCAACACCGGTTCGGGGCAGGCCACTCTCAGCGTCGCCGAGGAATGGGACCTGCGCGGCGTCGCCATCGTCTTCCCCACCGACTCCCTGTTCGAGTTCGACCTCGCGGCGCTCGTGGCCGACCATGTGCGCAGCGGCGCCGTGGTCACCGTCGCGACCGTGCACAGGACCGCGCGCGAGGTGGCGGGCACGTACGGGACGATGGTCGCCGACGACGCCGGCCGGATCCGCGAGTTCGTGGAGAAGCCGCCGCTGCAGGTGGTCAACGACATGGTGGCCGATCCCTCCCGCGTGCCGATCAGCACCGGCCTCTACGTGGTCGACTGCGCGCGGCTGCGCGAGTTGGCCGCGACCCCGGAGCTCGGCGCGCTCGCGCGGCTCAGGCTCGACTGGGGCCGCGACCTGCTGCCGTGGCTGGTCTCCCACGGGCATCCGGTGCGGCTCGCCCCGATCGCCAAGGTCGGCGACCTGGGCAACCCCCGGGAGTACCTGATCACGCTGGTGGACGCGCTGTCGGGCGGGTACCCGAGCCTGCGCGGCACCGGCACCCCGACGATCCACCCGTCCTCGCTGGCGCGCCGCGACGAGGTCAGCGGCATGACGCTGGCCGCCAAGCTGGCCGCCGGGCTGGTGCGCGTCGGTCCGAACGCCTGGATCGGCAGGGACGTCGAGATCGGGCCCGGCGTGGTGATCCGCGACTCCTACGTGGGCGATGGCGTCGACCTGCACGCCTGGTGCCACCTGGAGCGGGTCGCCTGCCTCGACGGGGCGATCATCGGCGCGGGCGCCCGGCTGGTCGACACGCACGTCGGGATGATGGCGTCCGTGGAGTCCTCGCTGGAGTCCGCCACCGTGCTGGACGGCTTCACCGCGCTCGGCCACGAGGCGACCGTCCAGGAGGGGACGCGGCTGACCGGCGTCACCGTGGACCCCCGGCTGACCGTCCGCAGCGGTGACGAGGTGCCCGCGGGCGCCCGGCTCACCACGGTGGGCGATCTCGTGGACTGA
- a CDS encoding ester cyclase, producing MTEARQVHDRYIAAFNAHDMDALLRELSPEGVTISPDCVTQGCEELASVIEEFWEAFPDVRTNVMESFDDGDTAIDELLMQGTHLGPYRTPGGRVVQATHRPISLRCFYLTTVENGLIVSLRLYFDQLQLRDQLGLPCD from the coding sequence ATGACCGAGGCACGGCAGGTACACGACCGGTACATCGCCGCGTTCAACGCCCACGACATGGACGCCCTCCTGCGCGAGCTGAGCCCTGAGGGGGTGACCATCAGCCCCGACTGCGTGACGCAGGGGTGCGAGGAGCTCGCCTCGGTCATCGAGGAGTTCTGGGAGGCGTTCCCGGACGTCCGCACCAACGTCATGGAGTCGTTCGACGACGGCGACACGGCGATCGACGAGCTGCTGATGCAGGGCACCCATCTGGGGCCGTACCGGACACCCGGCGGCCGCGTGGTACAGGCGACCCACCGCCCGATATCACTGCGCTGCTTCTACCTCACCACGGTCGAGAACGGCCTCATCGTCAGCCTCCGCCTCTACTTCGACCAGCTACAACTCCGCGACCAACTCGGCCTCCCCTGCGATTGA
- a CDS encoding nuclear transport factor 2 family protein, with product MDTREAAERFTRTWERGWAAHDAELIGALYAEDAVHRSMPFRPVHRGRAGVLEYIRWSFGAERAVDVRFGAPIVDGDRAFAEYRAFLVESDGGKPVTLAGCVVVRFGADGLAAETRDYWHVSDGHQEPGGGLFL from the coding sequence ATGGACACCAGAGAAGCGGCCGAGCGCTTCACGCGCACGTGGGAGCGCGGCTGGGCCGCGCACGACGCCGAGCTCATCGGCGCCCTCTACGCCGAGGACGCCGTCCACCGCTCGATGCCCTTCCGCCCGGTTCACCGAGGACGTGCCGGGGTGCTGGAGTACATCCGGTGGTCGTTCGGCGCCGAGCGCGCCGTCGACGTCCGTTTCGGCGCCCCGATCGTGGACGGGGACCGCGCGTTCGCCGAGTACCGCGCGTTCCTCGTCGAGAGCGACGGCGGCAAGCCGGTCACGCTGGCCGGATGCGTCGTCGTGCGGTTCGGCGCGGACGGGCTCGCGGCGGAGACCCGCGACTACTGGCATGTCTCCGACGGCCACCAGGAGCCCGGGGGCGGCCTGTTCCTGTGA
- a CDS encoding helix-turn-helix transcriptional regulator, whose amino-acid sequence MAGSSERRQELARFLRNRRARITPEQVGLPAGARRRTQGLRREEVAVLAGLSPTWYTYLEQGRDIHPSPQVLDSLANVLCLEEDERKYIHLLALDRTSVEISSELDDESRHLVTQVTRIAGYGPFPVYAANQYGELLAWNKSTTDWYTDFGLLPEGRRNMLWWMLTDPEAKKRIIGWAEDTRDVVARLRAAYAGRAADRKMNQLVRDLERESADFRVWWSEQHVREQHVRPRTLTVPGLGTCTFRIAVLRVMDSPFHSVVVHLPIEGAPNSLV is encoded by the coding sequence GTGGCCGGCAGCAGCGAGAGAAGGCAGGAGCTCGCCCGGTTCTTACGCAACCGCCGGGCACGCATCACCCCCGAGCAGGTCGGTCTCCCGGCCGGCGCACGCCGGCGCACGCAGGGGCTCCGCCGCGAAGAGGTCGCCGTCCTCGCCGGCCTCAGCCCCACCTGGTACACCTACCTCGAGCAGGGGCGCGACATCCACCCGTCCCCCCAGGTGCTCGACAGCCTCGCGAACGTCCTGTGCCTGGAGGAGGACGAGCGCAAGTACATACACCTGCTCGCGCTCGACAGGACTTCTGTAGAGATTTCCAGCGAGCTCGACGACGAGAGCAGGCATCTGGTAACCCAGGTGACCCGGATTGCCGGATACGGGCCTTTTCCCGTCTACGCCGCCAATCAGTACGGCGAACTCCTGGCCTGGAACAAGTCCACGACCGATTGGTACACCGACTTCGGGCTCCTCCCCGAAGGCCGCAGGAACATGTTGTGGTGGATGCTCACCGATCCGGAGGCCAAGAAGCGGATCATCGGCTGGGCCGAGGACACCCGCGATGTCGTGGCCCGGTTAAGAGCCGCCTATGCCGGCCGGGCGGCCGACAGGAAGATGAACCAGCTCGTGCGCGACCTTGAGCGCGAGAGCGCGGACTTCCGCGTCTGGTGGAGCGAGCAGCACGTCCGTGAACAGCACGTCCGGCCGAGGACCCTCACGGTGCCCGGTCTCGGTACGTGCACTTTCCGTATCGCCGTCCTGCGCGTGATGGACAGTCCATTCCATTCCGTCGTCGTCCATCTCCCCATCGAAGGCGCTCCGAATAGCCTGGTATAG
- a CDS encoding beta-N-acetylhexosaminidase, with protein MSDLIPRPRLVDQGSGSFEFVPRAVVSGPSDLVDGVRLALAVLDLRYAAPGAGSVADEAREAPRSTSGGASEPLSGAITVERDEGLGPESYALTVTSEAVRITAGDAAGALYAGQTLRQLLPPEAFRSTAVPGVRWTVPCGRVEDSPRFPWRGAHLDVARHFMPKREVLRMIDLLAAHKLNRLHLHLVDDQGWRVESRAYPLLHEVGSHRAQTTTKPYREGPEGFDGTPHGGYYTLADLAEIAAYARARAVTVVPEIDVPGHASAIVAAYPHLGADRSKPVEVLDRWGISPVIMSPLPETVDFLATVFSEVIEALGSVPYFHIGGDECVLDDWAASEEITAYQRSLGLDAPADLHAWFLRRLADVLAEHGSRAVVWDEAFVSGRLREDTIVMPWRGMPVGRRAVAAGHDIVATPVFPLYFDYAEASSSEEPLAIGDATTLDDVLAFETVPGSLTPEEASRVLGAQFQLWTERIPDGRALDYRAWPRGCALAQLTWSGDADGFTTALPAHLARLDAYGVEYRPLAGPHPWQRGGTGLRAHHPGEVKVRDIMRHVEELAHDADSTRPSLA; from the coding sequence ATGAGTGACCTCATCCCGCGTCCGCGTCTCGTCGATCAGGGTTCCGGTTCGTTTGAGTTCGTCCCGCGAGCCGTGGTGTCCGGTCCGTCCGATCTTGTGGACGGAGTGCGGCTGGCGCTGGCCGTGCTCGACCTCCGGTACGCGGCTCCCGGGGCGGGGTCCGTCGCGGACGAGGCGCGGGAAGCCCCGCGATCCACCTCCGGCGGGGCCTCAGAGCCGCTTTCCGGGGCGATCACCGTCGAGCGGGATGAAGGCCTTGGGCCGGAAAGTTACGCCCTCACAGTGACTTCTGAGGCCGTCCGGATCACCGCGGGCGACGCCGCGGGCGCGCTCTACGCGGGCCAGACCCTGCGGCAACTGCTTCCACCCGAGGCGTTCCGGTCCACGGCCGTCCCCGGGGTCCGCTGGACCGTCCCGTGCGGCCGCGTCGAGGACTCCCCTCGCTTCCCGTGGCGGGGCGCCCACCTGGACGTCGCCCGGCACTTCATGCCCAAGCGCGAAGTGCTGCGCATGATCGACCTGCTCGCCGCGCACAAGCTCAACCGCCTGCACCTGCACCTGGTCGACGACCAGGGCTGGCGGGTCGAGAGCCGGGCCTACCCGCTGCTCCACGAGGTCGGTTCCCACCGGGCGCAGACCACCACCAAGCCCTACCGCGAGGGCCCGGAGGGCTTCGACGGCACGCCGCACGGCGGCTACTACACCCTGGCCGACCTCGCGGAGATCGCCGCCTACGCCCGCGCCCGCGCGGTCACCGTCGTCCCCGAGATCGACGTGCCGGGCCACGCCTCCGCGATCGTGGCGGCGTACCCGCACCTCGGCGCGGACCGGTCCAAGCCCGTCGAGGTCCTGGACCGCTGGGGCATCTCGCCCGTCATCATGTCGCCGCTGCCCGAGACCGTCGACTTCCTGGCCACGGTGTTCTCCGAGGTCATCGAGGCGCTCGGCTCGGTGCCGTACTTCCACATCGGCGGCGACGAGTGCGTGCTCGACGACTGGGCGGCGTCCGAGGAGATCACGGCCTACCAGCGCTCGCTCGGGCTCGACGCGCCCGCCGACCTGCACGCCTGGTTCCTGCGCAGGCTGGCCGACGTCCTGGCCGAGCACGGGTCACGCGCGGTCGTGTGGGACGAGGCGTTCGTGAGCGGCCGCCTGCGCGAGGACACGATCGTCATGCCCTGGCGCGGCATGCCGGTCGGGCGGCGCGCGGTGGCCGCCGGCCACGACATCGTGGCGACGCCGGTCTTCCCGCTGTACTTCGACTACGCCGAGGCGTCCTCCTCCGAGGAGCCCCTGGCGATCGGCGACGCGACCACCCTGGACGACGTCCTGGCCTTCGAGACCGTGCCGGGGTCCCTCACGCCCGAGGAGGCGTCGCGCGTGCTCGGCGCGCAGTTCCAGCTCTGGACCGAGCGCATCCCCGACGGCCGCGCCCTCGACTACCGTGCCTGGCCGCGCGGCTGCGCCCTCGCCCAGCTCACCTGGTCCGGCGACGCCGACGGGTTCACCACCGCCCTGCCCGCCCACCTGGCCCGGCTGGACGCCTACGGGGTCGAGTACCGCCCGCTCGCGGGCCCCCACCCCTGGCAGCGCGGCGGCACGGGTCTGCGCGCCCATCACCCGGGCGAGGTCAAGGTCCGCGACATCATGCGCCACGTGGAGGAACTCGCCCACGACGCCGACTCCACCCGCCCGAGCCTCGCTTGA